From the Streptomyces sp. KMM 9044 genome, one window contains:
- a CDS encoding ATP-binding cassette domain-containing protein, whose translation MAGAIHATGLVKTFGEIRAVDGVDLDVPEGGVLGLLGPNGAGKTTTVRLLTTLLRPDSGTATVAGHDVVREPDRVRLSIGLSGQFAAVDDRLTGRENLRMIGELYGLRSRTARLRTDELLDQFDLTAAADRVSSTYSGGMRRRLDLAGALVVRPSVMFLDEPSVGLDPTSRLMLWDAIEDLVGQGTTLLLTTQYLEEADRLARDIAVVDHGRIVARGTPRELKAQAGGQRIEVTVSRLGQLDTAAAMLARFGIRAPDVDRPRSTVSVPVDGGVRLLTEAVAALDGDGIEITDIALRRPTLDEVFLALTEDTRRDTRRAALVVGAPSEKE comes from the coding sequence ATGGCGGGCGCCATTCACGCCACGGGTCTGGTGAAGACCTTCGGTGAGATCCGGGCCGTTGACGGAGTAGACCTGGATGTGCCGGAAGGCGGCGTGCTGGGACTGCTCGGCCCCAACGGAGCGGGCAAGACCACCACGGTACGGCTGCTCACCACCCTGCTGCGCCCGGACTCGGGCACGGCCACCGTGGCCGGCCACGACGTGGTGCGCGAGCCGGACCGGGTCCGGCTGTCGATCGGGCTCTCGGGCCAGTTCGCGGCCGTGGACGACCGGCTGACGGGCCGGGAGAACCTCCGCATGATCGGCGAACTGTACGGTCTGCGGTCCCGGACGGCCCGCCTGCGGACCGACGAACTGCTGGACCAGTTCGACCTGACCGCCGCGGCCGACCGGGTGTCGAGCACGTACTCGGGCGGGATGCGGCGGCGTCTCGACCTGGCCGGCGCCCTCGTCGTACGACCGTCGGTGATGTTCCTCGACGAACCGTCGGTCGGGCTGGACCCGACCAGCCGACTGATGCTGTGGGACGCCATCGAGGACCTCGTCGGGCAGGGCACCACACTGCTGCTGACCACCCAGTACCTGGAGGAGGCCGACCGGCTGGCCAGGGACATCGCGGTCGTCGACCACGGGCGGATCGTGGCCCGGGGCACACCGCGCGAGCTGAAGGCGCAGGCGGGCGGACAGCGCATCGAGGTGACGGTCTCCCGACTCGGACAGCTCGACACCGCCGCGGCCATGCTGGCCCGGTTCGGCATCCGTGCCCCGGACGTGGACCGGCCTCGGAGCACGGTCTCCGTGCCCGTCGACGGCGGCGTACGACTGCTGACGGAGGCCGTCGCCGCGCTGGACGGCGACGGGATCGAGATCACCGACATCGCGCTGCGCCGTCCCACGCTGGACGAGGTCTTCCTCGCCCTCACCGAGGACACCCGTCGGGACACCAGGCGCGCGGCGCTCGTCGTCGGCGCGCCGAGCGAGAAGGAGTGA
- a CDS encoding menaquinone biosynthetic enzyme MqnA/MqnD family protein — protein sequence MTEQLAPMNAQSASARRRRPRVGHIQFLNCLPLFWGLARTGSLLDMDLRTDTPDGLNDALAAGDLDMGPISLLEYLRHADDLVALPDIAVGSDGDVMSCLIISQVPLEQLDGQPVALGSTSRTSVRLAQLLLAERVGVHPEYHVCPPDLRTMMAEAKAAVVIGDAALRAALYEAPRMGLQVHDLGRMWKDWTGLPFVFAVFAARRDFLAHEPELARRVHADLLASRDLSMTEVSKVCEQAAQWEEFDAATLERYYTTALDFRLGEAQLAGIAEFARRVGGGAEGFPPDVAVRLLSPS from the coding sequence ATGACCGAGCAACTCGCACCCATGAACGCGCAGTCGGCGTCGGCGCGCCGACGCCGTCCCCGGGTGGGCCACATCCAGTTCCTCAACTGCCTCCCGCTGTTCTGGGGGTTGGCCCGCACCGGCAGCCTCCTCGACATGGACCTGCGCACCGACACGCCGGACGGTCTCAACGACGCGCTCGCCGCCGGTGACCTCGACATGGGGCCGATCAGCCTGCTGGAGTACCTGCGGCACGCGGACGACCTGGTGGCCCTGCCGGACATCGCCGTCGGCAGCGACGGCGACGTCATGTCCTGTCTGATCATCAGCCAGGTGCCGCTGGAGCAGCTGGACGGTCAGCCCGTCGCGCTGGGTTCCACCAGCCGTACGTCGGTGCGGCTGGCACAGCTGCTCCTCGCCGAGCGCGTCGGTGTGCACCCCGAGTACCACGTCTGCCCGCCCGATCTGCGCACCATGATGGCCGAGGCGAAGGCCGCGGTGGTCATCGGTGACGCCGCCCTGCGCGCGGCCCTGTACGAGGCACCCCGGATGGGTCTGCAGGTGCACGACCTGGGCCGGATGTGGAAGGACTGGACGGGACTGCCCTTCGTGTTCGCGGTGTTCGCCGCGCGCCGTGACTTCCTGGCCCACGAGCCGGAGCTGGCGCGCCGGGTCCACGCCGATCTGCTGGCCTCGCGCGACCTGTCGATGACGGAGGTGTCCAAGGTGTGCGAACAAGCCGCCCAGTGGGAGGAGTTCGATGCCGCGACGCTGGAGCGCTACTACACCACGGCCCTCGACTTCAGACTCGGCGAGGCGCAGCTCGCCGGCATCGCCGAGTTCGCGCGCCGGGTGGGCGGCGGGGCCGAGGGCTTCCCGCCCGACGTCGCCGTCCGGCTGCTCAGCCCCTCCTGA
- a CDS encoding ferredoxin, protein MSTQTTNDEDLEVWIDQGLCTGDGICAQYAPEVFELDTDGLAYVKDDEDELLLAPGATALIPVEVLADVVDSVKECPGECIHVRRVSDGVEVYGPVADD, encoded by the coding sequence ATGTCCACGCAGACGACGAACGACGAGGACCTGGAAGTCTGGATCGACCAGGGCCTGTGTACCGGTGACGGAATCTGCGCCCAGTACGCGCCCGAGGTGTTCGAGCTGGACACCGACGGGCTCGCCTACGTCAAGGACGACGAGGACGAGCTGCTCCTGGCGCCGGGCGCGACGGCCCTGATCCCCGTGGAGGTGCTCGCCGACGTGGTCGACTCGGTCAAGGAGTGCCCCGGCGAGTGCATTCACGTGCGCCGTGTCTCCGACGGGGTCGAGGTGTACGGGCCCGTGGCCGACGACTGA
- the mqnC gene encoding cyclic dehypoxanthinyl futalosine synthase, with amino-acid sequence MSRPPKSPLQPVLDRAAEGGRITPEEALDLYRDAPLHALGAAADAVRRRRYAGTEHIATYIIERNINYTNVCVTACKFCAFYAPPKDKDKGWTRDLDDILRRCAETVELGGTQIMFQGGHHPDYGVEYYETHFAAIKKAFPQLVIHSLGASEVEHMARISKVGVEEAITRIHSAGLDSFAGAGAELLPARPRKAIAPLKESGERWLEIMEIAHGLGVESTSTMLMGTGETNAERIEHLRMIRDVQDRTGGFRAFIPYTYQPENNHLKGRTQATLFEYLRMIAIARLFMDNIAHIQGSWLTTGKEIGQLSLHYGADDLGSIMLEENVVSSAGAKHRSNLGELITLIRGADRVPAQRATTYEHLLVHDDPANDPVDERIVSHISSTAIAGGTAHPELKLIAAT; translated from the coding sequence ATGTCCCGACCTCCGAAGTCCCCGCTCCAGCCCGTCCTCGACCGTGCCGCCGAGGGTGGGCGGATCACCCCCGAGGAGGCGCTCGACCTCTACCGCGACGCACCCCTGCACGCGCTCGGCGCCGCCGCCGACGCCGTACGCCGCCGTAGGTACGCCGGGACCGAGCACATCGCGACGTACATCATCGAGCGGAACATCAACTACACGAACGTGTGCGTCACGGCGTGCAAGTTCTGCGCGTTCTACGCCCCGCCGAAGGACAAGGACAAGGGCTGGACCCGCGACCTCGACGACATCCTGCGCCGCTGCGCGGAGACCGTCGAGCTGGGCGGCACCCAGATCATGTTCCAGGGCGGGCACCACCCGGACTACGGGGTGGAGTACTACGAGACCCACTTCGCGGCCATCAAGAAGGCCTTCCCGCAGCTGGTCATCCACTCCCTGGGCGCGTCCGAGGTCGAGCACATGGCCAGGATCTCCAAGGTGGGCGTGGAGGAGGCGATCACCCGGATCCACTCGGCCGGTCTCGACTCCTTCGCCGGCGCCGGCGCCGAGCTGCTCCCCGCGCGCCCCCGCAAGGCCATCGCCCCGCTCAAGGAGTCCGGTGAGCGCTGGCTGGAGATCATGGAGATCGCGCACGGGCTGGGCGTGGAGTCCACGTCCACGATGCTCATGGGCACCGGCGAGACCAACGCCGAGCGCATCGAGCACCTGCGGATGATCCGTGACGTCCAGGACCGCACCGGCGGCTTCCGCGCCTTCATCCCGTACACCTACCAGCCCGAGAACAACCACCTGAAGGGCCGTACGCAGGCCACGCTCTTCGAGTACCTGCGCATGATCGCCATCGCGCGGCTCTTCATGGACAACATCGCCCACATCCAGGGCTCCTGGCTGACCACCGGCAAGGAGATCGGCCAGCTCTCCCTGCACTACGGCGCGGACGACCTCGGCTCGATCATGCTGGAGGAGAACGTCGTCTCCTCCGCCGGCGCCAAGCACCGCTCCAACCTTGGCGAACTGATCACCCTGATCCGGGGGGCGGACCGGGTTCCGGCGCAGCGTGCCACGACGTACGAGCACCTGCTGGTGCACGACGACCCGGCGAACGACCCGGTCGACGAGCGCATCGTCTCGCACATCTCGTCCACGGCGATCGCGGGCGGCACCGCGCACCCCGAGCTGAAGCTGATCGCCGCGACCTGA
- a CDS encoding ABC transporter permease, with translation MTVSATASAVPELKPGTAAKSVRDVLVVTRRNVVRTLRIPEVLVLSLVQPIVFVLLFAYIFAGSFALPGADGPAAYREYMMPGFFAQTIAFSTASNSSISLANDVQSGMVDRFRSLPMARGALLTGRTLADLVQNTVMVAVMILCALLVGWRIHHGVLRAAAGFALLLLMGYALSWVGVVIGLTVRAPEAAASGNFLWLFPMTFLSNAFVAPSTLPTVLRWAAEWNPLSATVQAARELFGNPGLTATGAWPTQHPVLVSLAWSVLIAVVGRALAVRRYRAMGA, from the coding sequence ATGACAGTGTCGGCAACGGCGTCGGCCGTACCCGAGCTGAAGCCGGGCACGGCCGCCAAGTCCGTGCGTGACGTCCTGGTCGTGACGCGGCGCAACGTGGTCCGGACGCTGCGGATACCCGAGGTGCTCGTCCTCAGCCTGGTGCAGCCCATCGTGTTCGTGCTGCTCTTCGCGTACATCTTCGCGGGGTCCTTCGCCCTGCCCGGAGCGGACGGTCCGGCGGCCTACCGCGAGTACATGATGCCGGGCTTCTTCGCACAGACCATCGCCTTCTCCACGGCCAGCAACAGCAGTATCAGCCTGGCCAACGACGTACAGAGCGGCATGGTGGACCGGTTCCGCTCCCTGCCCATGGCGCGCGGCGCGCTGCTCACCGGCCGCACCCTCGCGGACCTCGTGCAGAACACCGTCATGGTCGCCGTGATGATCCTCTGCGCGCTGCTGGTCGGCTGGCGCATCCACCACGGGGTGCTGCGGGCCGCCGCGGGCTTCGCCCTGCTCCTGCTCATGGGATACGCGCTGTCGTGGGTGGGCGTCGTCATCGGGCTGACCGTGCGCGCCCCGGAGGCCGCGGCCAGCGGCAACTTCCTGTGGCTGTTCCCGATGACGTTCCTGTCGAACGCGTTCGTGGCGCCCTCGACGCTCCCGACGGTGCTGCGCTGGGCCGCGGAGTGGAACCCGCTGAGCGCGACGGTGCAAGCGGCACGCGAGCTGTTCGGAAACCCGGGACTCACGGCCACGGGCGCCTGGCCGACGCAGCATCCGGTGCTGGTGTCGTTGGCCTGGTCCGTGCTGATCGCGGTGGTGGGACGCGCGCTGGCCGTGCGACGCTACCGCGCGATGGGTGCGTGA
- the mqnE gene encoding aminofutalosine synthase MqnE, whose product MDAGLKRELEEKVFSGERLSREDGIALYESDDLAWLGGLAHEVRTRKNGDVVHFNVNRHLNMTNVCTASCAYCSFQRKPGEQDAYTMRIEEAVRLAKAMENEHLSELHIVNGLHPNLPWRYYPRSLRELKKALPNVGLKAFTATEIHHFETISGLTASEILDELIDAGLESLTGGGAEIFDWEVRQHIVDHRTHWEDWSRIHRLAHEKGLKTPCTMLYGHIEERRHRVDHVLRLRELQDETGGFQVFIPLRYQHDFVDMKDGKIRNRLQARTQMATGAEALKTFAVSRLLFDNVPHVKVFWVMHGVQTAQLALQHGADDMDGSVVEYKITHDADNYGTPNKLTREDLLDLIRDAGFRPVERNTRYEIIREYDRPDPARRESPQPMRV is encoded by the coding sequence ATGGACGCTGGGCTCAAGCGCGAGCTGGAGGAGAAGGTCTTCTCCGGTGAGCGGCTGTCCCGCGAGGACGGCATCGCATTGTACGAGTCGGACGACCTGGCATGGCTGGGCGGTCTGGCACACGAGGTGCGCACCCGCAAGAACGGTGACGTGGTCCACTTCAACGTCAACCGTCACCTCAACATGACGAACGTGTGCACCGCGTCCTGCGCGTACTGCTCGTTCCAGCGCAAGCCGGGCGAGCAGGACGCGTACACGATGCGCATCGAGGAGGCCGTCCGGCTGGCCAAGGCGATGGAGAACGAGCACCTCTCCGAACTGCACATCGTCAACGGTCTGCACCCGAATCTGCCGTGGCGGTACTACCCGCGTTCGCTGCGGGAGCTGAAGAAGGCGCTGCCGAACGTCGGCCTGAAGGCGTTCACGGCGACGGAGATCCACCACTTCGAGACGATCTCCGGACTGACCGCCTCGGAGATCCTGGACGAACTGATCGACGCCGGTCTGGAGTCGCTCACCGGCGGTGGCGCCGAGATCTTCGACTGGGAGGTCCGGCAGCACATCGTGGACCACCGCACCCACTGGGAGGACTGGTCCCGTATCCACCGCCTGGCGCACGAGAAGGGTCTCAAGACCCCGTGCACCATGCTCTACGGCCACATCGAGGAACGCCGGCACCGGGTGGACCACGTGCTGCGGCTGCGTGAGCTGCAGGACGAGACGGGCGGCTTCCAGGTCTTCATCCCGCTGCGTTACCAGCACGACTTCGTGGACATGAAGGACGGCAAGATCCGCAACCGGCTGCAGGCACGGACGCAGATGGCGACCGGCGCCGAGGCCCTGAAGACGTTCGCCGTCTCCCGGCTGCTCTTCGACAACGTCCCGCACGTCAAGGTGTTCTGGGTCATGCACGGTGTCCAGACCGCCCAGCTGGCCCTTCAGCACGGCGCGGACGACATGGACGGCTCGGTCGTCGAGTACAAGATCACCCACGACGCGGACAACTACGGCACGCCGAACAAGCTGACCCGCGAGGACCTGTTGGACCTCATCCGCGACGCCGGCTTCCGCCCGGTGGAGCGGAACACCCGGTACGAGATCATCCGGGAGTACGACCGCCCCGACCCTGCGCGCCGGGAGTCTCCGCAGCCGATGCGCGTCTGA
- a CDS encoding 1,4-dihydroxy-6-naphthoate synthase produces MTTPLTLAHSPCPNDTFVFHAWTEGLLPGAPDVRLTFADIDVTNGLARRGELDVLKVSYGVLPHILDDYVLLPSGGALGHGCGPLVLTARPGEPAALSGARVAVPSTTSTAYLLFRLWAADAVPGGIGETVVLPFHEIMPAVRDGLVDAGLVIHEARFTYDRYGLHCTADMGDEWEKHTGLPIPLGAIVARRSLGEPLLSRLTDTVRASTRAAWDDPAASRAYVLRHAQEMEPAVVDQHIALYVNEFTDRLGEEGLHAVRTLLDQSAELGLMPRVRADALDPTRRL; encoded by the coding sequence ATGACGACACCACTGACCCTCGCGCACTCGCCGTGCCCCAACGACACGTTCGTCTTCCACGCCTGGACCGAGGGACTGCTTCCCGGCGCCCCGGACGTGCGGCTCACCTTCGCCGACATCGACGTCACCAACGGCCTCGCCCGACGCGGCGAACTCGACGTCCTCAAAGTCTCCTACGGCGTGCTGCCGCACATCCTCGACGACTACGTGCTGCTGCCGAGCGGCGGCGCCCTCGGCCACGGCTGCGGCCCGCTCGTCCTGACCGCCCGACCGGGCGAACCCGCCGCCCTCTCCGGGGCCCGCGTGGCGGTGCCCAGCACCACCTCCACGGCCTACCTGCTGTTCCGGCTGTGGGCGGCCGATGCCGTGCCCGGCGGCATCGGTGAGACCGTCGTCCTGCCCTTCCACGAGATCATGCCCGCCGTCCGCGACGGCCTCGTGGATGCCGGACTCGTCATCCACGAGGCACGCTTCACCTATGACCGCTACGGCCTGCACTGCACGGCCGACATGGGTGACGAGTGGGAGAAGCACACCGGCCTGCCCATCCCTCTCGGTGCCATCGTCGCCCGCCGCTCCCTCGGCGAACCCCTGCTGAGCCGCCTCACCGACACCGTCCGCGCCTCCACCCGCGCCGCCTGGGACGACCCGGCCGCGTCCCGCGCCTACGTCCTGCGGCACGCGCAGGAAATGGAACCGGCCGTCGTCGACCAGCACATCGCCCTGTACGTCAACGAGTTCACGGACCGGCTCGGCGAGGAAGGACTACACGCCGTACGCACCCTCCTCGACCAGTCGGCCGAGCTCGGCCTGATGCCCCGCGTCCGCGCCGATGCACTGGACCCGACCCGCCGCCTGTGA
- a CDS encoding thioesterase II family protein, with protein sequence MSSPTADDLWIRRFRPSPDAADRLVCFPHAGGSASFYVPVATALSPGVDVAAIQYPGRQDRRHEPGPASVADLADQVASALTGWADDRPLTFFGHSMGALVAFEVARRLERLGRGPVQLFASGRRAPSRTRDEHVHTLDDDGVIAELRRLSGTDAQVLQDEELLRMVLPAIRSDYRAVETYRCTPGAVVRCPVTVLTGDADPRTSLEEAGAWSEHTEAGSDLRVFSGGHFFLSERPAEVLAVLHEHFAATARRA encoded by the coding sequence ATGAGTTCCCCCACCGCCGACGACCTGTGGATCCGCAGGTTCCGGCCCTCTCCCGACGCCGCCGATCGGCTGGTGTGCTTCCCGCACGCGGGTGGCTCGGCCAGCTTCTACGTGCCGGTCGCCACCGCGCTCAGCCCCGGTGTCGATGTCGCCGCCATCCAGTACCCCGGCCGTCAGGACCGACGGCATGAACCGGGTCCCGCCTCGGTCGCCGACCTCGCCGACCAGGTCGCCTCGGCCTTGACGGGCTGGGCCGACGACCGTCCGCTGACGTTCTTCGGGCACAGCATGGGCGCGCTGGTGGCCTTCGAGGTGGCGCGCCGCCTGGAGCGCCTCGGGCGGGGCCCCGTCCAGCTGTTCGCCTCCGGGCGCCGCGCCCCGTCCCGCACCCGCGACGAGCACGTGCACACCCTCGACGACGACGGGGTGATCGCCGAGCTGCGCAGGCTGTCCGGCACCGACGCCCAGGTCCTCCAGGACGAGGAACTGCTGCGCATGGTGCTGCCCGCCATCCGCAGCGACTACCGGGCCGTGGAGACCTACCGCTGCACTCCCGGTGCGGTGGTGCGCTGCCCGGTGACCGTCCTCACCGGCGACGCCGACCCGCGCACGTCGCTGGAGGAGGCCGGTGCCTGGAGCGAGCACACCGAGGCCGGGTCGGACCTGCGGGTCTTCTCCGGCGGACACTTCTTCCTCTCGGAGCGTCCCGCCGAGGTGCTCGCCGTGCTCCACGAGCACTTCGCCGCGACGGCCCGCCGGGCCTGA
- a CDS encoding acyl carrier protein — MGLGSVLEGGGGAVVVADVEWERFVPAFTSRRPSPLLSSLPGLNGTETDSAGEKTTGDARAALTARLAGRPETERRRALRELVCERATLVLGRTADASMDVNRAFRDVGFDSLTAVELRNRLNAETGLRLPSTLVFDHPTPRHLADHLHDELFAGPEAAPGGSATPAGSYGSDEARFRSTLAAIPFSQWQQSGLLTAVLTLAESDASGTPEDDGDSAHGAIGEMDVDALVQLALGDSTS, encoded by the coding sequence GTGGGGTTGGGGAGTGTGTTGGAGGGTGGTGGTGGTGCGGTGGTGGTGGCTGATGTGGAATGGGAGCGGTTCGTTCCCGCGTTCACCAGTCGTCGTCCCAGCCCCCTGCTGAGCAGCCTCCCCGGCCTCAACGGCACCGAGACCGACTCCGCCGGTGAGAAGACGACGGGGGACGCCCGCGCCGCCCTGACCGCCCGCCTCGCGGGCCGGCCCGAGACGGAACGCCGCCGGGCTCTGCGGGAACTGGTCTGTGAGCGGGCCACCCTCGTGCTGGGTCGCACCGCCGACGCCTCCATGGACGTCAACCGTGCCTTCCGGGACGTCGGGTTCGACTCCCTCACCGCTGTGGAACTCCGCAACCGGCTCAACGCCGAGACCGGTCTGCGACTGCCGTCCACCCTCGTCTTCGACCATCCGACACCGCGCCACCTCGCCGACCACCTGCACGACGAACTCTTCGCAGGGCCGGAAGCCGCGCCGGGTGGGTCCGCAACACCCGCCGGGTCCTACGGCAGCGACGAAGCGCGTTTCCGCAGCACCCTCGCCGCCATCCCGTTCTCCCAGTGGCAGCAGAGCGGTCTGCTCACGGCGGTGCTGACACTGGCGGAGTCCGACGCGTCCGGCACGCCCGAGGACGACGGGGACTCTGCCCACGGTGCGATCGGCGAGATGGATGTCGACGCACTCGTACAACTGGCCCTGGGCGACTCCACTTCCTGA